A stretch of Flexivirga aerilata DNA encodes these proteins:
- a CDS encoding DUF2461 domain-containing protein produces the protein MTQPPPTPAPTIGKVTFTGIPEAAFDFYDDLEADNSKTFWTAHRQTYDDAVRAPMTALAEALGEQFGEAKVFRPNRNLRFSPDKSPYKTHQGVFVKAAEATGWYVEVSAAGVLVAAGCYYADSAALKAIRAGIDSADGAELERIVGELASRGWEFMGEELKTVPRGYSPDNPRIDLLRRKSMVLSTSYGFAPFVRTPELLDRVRSDWEAGRPLVEWVADHLER, from the coding sequence ATGACGCAGCCCCCGCCCACCCCGGCCCCTACGATCGGCAAGGTGACGTTCACCGGCATCCCCGAAGCGGCCTTCGACTTCTACGACGATCTCGAGGCCGACAACTCCAAGACCTTCTGGACCGCGCACCGGCAGACCTACGACGACGCGGTGCGCGCGCCGATGACCGCGCTCGCCGAGGCGCTGGGTGAGCAGTTCGGCGAGGCCAAGGTCTTCCGCCCCAACCGCAACCTGCGCTTCAGCCCCGACAAGTCGCCCTACAAGACCCACCAGGGCGTCTTCGTCAAGGCCGCGGAGGCGACCGGCTGGTATGTCGAGGTCTCCGCCGCCGGGGTGCTGGTCGCGGCCGGCTGCTACTACGCCGACTCGGCAGCGCTGAAAGCGATCCGGGCCGGCATCGACTCCGCGGACGGCGCCGAACTCGAGCGCATCGTCGGCGAACTCGCCTCGCGCGGTTGGGAATTCATGGGCGAAGAACTCAAAACGGTGCCGCGCGGCTACTCACCCGACAATCCCCGCATCGACCTCTTGCGCCGCAAGAGCATGGTGCTGTCGACGAGCTATGGCTTCGCGCCGTTCGTCCGCACGCCCGAGTTGCTCGACCGGGTGCGCAGCGACTGGGAGGCCGGCCGCCCGCTCGTGGAGTGGGTCGCCGACCACCTCGAGCGCTGA
- a CDS encoding MscL family protein: MKGFKQFLMQGNLIELAVAFVIGAAFATLVKDFVSAIVTPVLNAFSSGSGSQGLGFKLKSGQANTFIDLSAIINSVIVFVLTALVVYLLFVLPYKKYQAMRGKDAFAEGPSQTDLLVEIRDELRARR; the protein is encoded by the coding sequence ATGAAGGGCTTCAAGCAGTTCCTCATGCAGGGCAATCTCATCGAGCTTGCCGTTGCGTTCGTCATTGGCGCCGCGTTCGCCACCCTGGTCAAGGACTTCGTGTCGGCCATCGTGACGCCGGTCCTCAACGCGTTCAGCAGCGGCTCTGGCTCGCAGGGCCTGGGCTTCAAGCTCAAGTCCGGCCAGGCCAACACGTTCATCGACCTCTCCGCGATCATCAACTCGGTGATCGTCTTCGTGCTGACCGCGCTGGTTGTCTACCTGCTGTTCGTGCTGCCCTACAAGAAGTACCAGGCGATGCGCGGCAAGGACGCCTTCGCCGAGGGCCCCTCGCAGACCGACCTGCTGGTCGAGATCCGCGACGAGCTGCGCGCTCGCCGCTGA
- a CDS encoding SAF domain-containing protein has protein sequence MRARTRSPRSGRSLERLLPDTWQGPSRQARWRRSRARRVLAGLLLAVTVVCVVGAVRPGDPPTREVSVATHDLAAGHRLTASDVRQVRWPAAAALPGAVTSSAAPGRVLVAPIGAGEAITASRVRPARAWTNVPAGHVVVSVPAERAGLAGVLQAGDRVDVIDTAKGTPVADAALVLAAVQPPTADGTMSDRSAQVLLAMSAGEARAMSAAQGAGSAGVGGGIQLALHPNG, from the coding sequence ATGAGAGCCCGCACTCGCTCGCCGCGGTCCGGCCGCAGCCTCGAGCGACTGCTGCCCGACACCTGGCAGGGCCCGAGCCGGCAGGCCCGCTGGCGGCGGTCACGGGCCCGGCGGGTGCTGGCCGGGTTGCTGCTGGCGGTCACGGTGGTGTGCGTGGTCGGCGCGGTCCGGCCCGGCGACCCGCCGACCCGAGAGGTCAGCGTGGCGACGCACGACCTGGCCGCCGGGCATCGGCTGACGGCATCCGACGTGCGGCAGGTGCGATGGCCCGCCGCTGCGGCACTGCCGGGAGCGGTGACCTCCTCGGCGGCACCGGGTCGGGTGCTCGTGGCGCCGATCGGCGCGGGCGAGGCGATCACCGCGAGCCGGGTGAGGCCGGCCCGGGCCTGGACGAACGTGCCGGCGGGCCACGTCGTGGTCAGCGTGCCCGCGGAGCGCGCCGGGCTCGCCGGGGTGTTGCAGGCCGGCGATCGGGTCGACGTGATCGACACCGCCAAGGGCACGCCGGTCGCCGACGCCGCCCTCGTGCTCGCCGCGGTGCAACCTCCGACCGCCGACGGCACGATGAGCGACCGCTCGGCTCAGGTGCTGCTCGCCATGTCCGCGGGCGAGGCCCGGGCGATGAGCGCCGCCCAGGGCGCCGGATCGGCCGGCGTCGGCGGCGGCATACAGCTCGCACTGCATCCGAACGGCTGA
- a CDS encoding S-methyl-5'-thioadenosine phosphorylase, protein MTGPRADIGVIGGSGFYSFFDSPERVAVDTPFGAPSDDIVIGDVDGRRVAFLARHGQGHRYPPHLVNYRANLWALRSLGVRQVLAPCAVGSLRAENGPGTLVIPDQVVDRTSGRAGTVYDEVGPVVHVSFADPYCPQGRSALSAAASRGMDRSVDGGTLVVVGGPRFSSRAESQWHQAAGWSVVGMTGMPEASVARELAMCFSTACLVTDHDAGVEGGESVTHEEVLRVFARNIEGLKAVLRDAIGRLPDPEPDDTATCSCRRVLDGQDLPFRLP, encoded by the coding sequence ATGACCGGACCCCGCGCAGACATCGGCGTCATCGGCGGCTCCGGCTTCTACTCGTTCTTCGACTCCCCCGAGCGGGTGGCCGTCGACACGCCGTTTGGGGCGCCCAGCGACGACATCGTGATCGGCGACGTCGACGGCCGGCGCGTGGCGTTTCTCGCCCGGCACGGCCAGGGGCACCGCTACCCGCCGCACCTGGTCAACTACCGCGCCAATCTCTGGGCGTTGCGCTCGCTCGGCGTGCGGCAGGTGCTCGCGCCGTGCGCGGTCGGTTCGCTGCGGGCCGAGAACGGTCCCGGGACCCTCGTCATACCCGATCAGGTCGTCGATCGCACCTCCGGGCGCGCGGGCACGGTGTATGACGAGGTCGGTCCCGTCGTCCACGTGTCGTTCGCCGATCCCTATTGCCCGCAAGGGCGTTCGGCGCTGTCCGCGGCCGCGAGCCGTGGCATGGACCGGTCCGTCGACGGCGGCACCCTCGTGGTCGTCGGCGGACCTCGCTTCTCCTCCCGCGCGGAGTCGCAGTGGCATCAGGCGGCCGGGTGGTCGGTCGTCGGGATGACCGGTATGCCCGAGGCGTCGGTCGCGCGCGAGCTCGCGATGTGCTTCAGCACCGCCTGCCTGGTCACCGACCACGACGCGGGCGTCGAGGGTGGCGAGTCGGTGACGCACGAGGAGGTGCTGCGGGTCTTCGCCCGCAACATCGAAGGCCTGAAGGCGGTCCTGCGCGACGCGATCGGCCGGCTGCCCGACCCGGAACCCGACGACACCGCGACCTGCTCGTGCCGCCGGGTGCTCGACGGTCAGGACCTGCCGTTCCGGTTGCCATGA
- a CDS encoding 5-formyltetrahydrofolate cyclo-ligase — protein MARELPPDKAAARRMIRAERRQRRATATDDVWRELAAALAAHFDRWLAGRAAPGTVAIYESLPTEPPTGALAETLRAQGIRLLVPELLADKDLTWRAGPLGADLGRDAIAQADVVVVPALAIGRDGTRLGQGGGSYDRVLPRVTPGIPVVAVVFDGELVTAVPSEPHDRRVDAVLTPSDGVRDVQSALKY, from the coding sequence ATGGCCCGTGAACTTCCGCCGGACAAGGCGGCCGCGCGCCGGATGATCCGGGCGGAGCGGCGGCAGCGGCGGGCCACCGCCACCGACGACGTATGGCGCGAGCTCGCGGCCGCCCTGGCCGCGCACTTCGACCGGTGGCTCGCCGGCCGGGCCGCCCCGGGCACGGTCGCGATCTACGAGTCGCTCCCCACCGAGCCGCCGACGGGCGCGCTCGCCGAGACCTTGCGGGCGCAGGGCATCCGGCTGCTCGTGCCGGAGCTGCTGGCCGACAAGGACCTGACCTGGCGTGCGGGCCCGTTGGGCGCGGACCTCGGCCGGGACGCGATCGCGCAGGCCGACGTCGTCGTCGTCCCCGCGCTCGCGATCGGCCGCGACGGCACCCGCCTCGGGCAGGGCGGCGGCAGCTACGACCGGGTGCTGCCACGCGTGACCCCCGGCATACCCGTTGTCGCGGTGGTGTTCGACGGCGAACTGGTGACGGCCGTGCCGAGCGAGCCGCATGACCGTCGCGTCGACGCCGTCCTCACCCCGTCGGACGGTGTTCGCGACGTGCAATCCGCCCTGAAATACTGA
- a CDS encoding potassium/proton antiporter: MAASATESFTPHDLAGVLLVAALVLLASIAAVRFANKSGLPTLVIYLGFGLLMGEAGLGIDFENSELTQVLGYSALVLILAEGGLSTHWSSIRSAVAPAAILSTVGVLVSVAVVGVFVHLLLGRAWTIAFLLGAIVTSTDAAAVFSVLRRVPLPARITGVLEAESGFNDAPVVLLVIALADAATPGKSPGPWWFIALEAAAELVGGALIGIALGWLFGRLLKLGAGSSSGLFSIGVVAVTVLAYAAATLLHTSGFIATYLAGLVLGNLHLPHHQAVRGFSQALGWLAQIGLFVLLGLLASPDRLGAQIVPAIVVGLVLLLIARPASVLASLPWFGFSWREQAFLSWAGLRGAVPVVLATVPLTVGTPHTEWIFDLVFVLVLVFTLVQAFPMPWIARRLGVVEQAHMVDLDVEATPLEELDADVLQLHVGDTSRLHGVEVQELRLPAGANVTLVVRDGQGFVPRRRTVIQRGDQLLLVTTLASRGDAIRRVRSVSRDGRMAGWATPLRPDTE; the protein is encoded by the coding sequence GTGGCCGCCTCCGCAACCGAGAGCTTCACCCCGCACGACCTGGCCGGCGTGCTGCTCGTCGCCGCCCTGGTGCTGCTCGCCTCGATCGCGGCGGTGCGCTTCGCCAACAAGTCCGGCCTGCCGACCCTGGTGATCTATCTGGGCTTCGGTCTGCTGATGGGCGAGGCCGGGCTCGGCATCGACTTCGAAAACTCCGAGCTCACCCAGGTGCTCGGCTACTCCGCGCTCGTGCTGATCCTCGCCGAAGGTGGCCTCTCCACCCACTGGTCGAGCATCCGGTCGGCGGTCGCGCCCGCCGCGATCCTCTCCACGGTGGGCGTGCTCGTGTCGGTCGCGGTCGTCGGCGTCTTCGTGCACCTGCTGCTCGGGCGGGCCTGGACGATCGCCTTCCTGCTCGGCGCGATCGTGACCTCCACCGACGCCGCCGCCGTCTTCTCGGTGCTGCGGCGGGTGCCGCTGCCCGCGCGGATCACCGGCGTGCTCGAGGCGGAGTCCGGCTTCAACGACGCCCCCGTCGTACTCCTCGTGATCGCCCTCGCCGACGCCGCCACCCCCGGCAAGTCGCCCGGCCCCTGGTGGTTCATCGCGTTGGAGGCCGCGGCCGAACTCGTCGGCGGCGCCCTCATCGGCATCGCGCTCGGCTGGCTGTTCGGGCGGCTGCTCAAGCTCGGCGCGGGCAGCTCGTCCGGTCTGTTCTCGATCGGCGTCGTCGCCGTCACGGTCCTCGCGTATGCCGCAGCGACCCTCCTGCACACCAGCGGATTCATCGCCACCTACCTCGCCGGGCTCGTCCTCGGCAACCTGCACCTGCCGCACCATCAGGCGGTGCGCGGCTTCAGCCAGGCGCTCGGCTGGCTCGCCCAGATCGGGCTGTTCGTGCTGCTCGGCCTGCTCGCGTCGCCCGACCGGCTCGGCGCGCAGATCGTGCCGGCGATCGTGGTCGGGCTGGTGCTGCTGCTGATCGCCCGGCCCGCGTCGGTGCTGGCCAGCCTGCCGTGGTTCGGCTTCAGCTGGCGCGAGCAGGCATTCCTGTCGTGGGCCGGTCTGCGCGGCGCCGTGCCCGTCGTGCTGGCCACCGTGCCGCTGACCGTCGGCACCCCGCACACCGAGTGGATCTTCGACCTGGTCTTCGTGCTCGTGCTGGTCTTCACGCTGGTGCAGGCCTTCCCGATGCCCTGGATCGCGCGGCGGCTCGGGGTAGTCGAGCAGGCGCACATGGTCGACCTGGACGTCGAGGCGACGCCGCTCGAGGAGCTCGACGCCGACGTGCTGCAACTGCACGTCGGCGACACCTCCCGGCTGCACGGCGTCGAGGTGCAGGAGCTGCGGCTGCCGGCGGGCGCCAACGTCACGCTCGTGGTGCGCGACGGGCAGGGCTTCGTGCCGAGGAGGCGCACCGTCATACAGCGTGGGGATCAGCTGCTGCTGGTGACCACGCTCGCATCGCGGGGCGACGCGATCCGGCGGGTGCGGTCGGTGTCGCGGGACGGCCGCATGGCGGGCTGGGCGACGCCACTGCGTCCGGACACCGAGTGA
- a CDS encoding AAA domain-containing protein has translation MSFEPPQPDSANPWLATGRDALVRDAVGGWQRHLVDLGGRNTLLWFRDLPSGTLDLTRAHPAGIARLFSSGAAPLTDLIREPAALADAERRARVIRSRTRELAEERGISTCYLAIGMATWDRPGAPRPPAAPVLLRRCEVFTPPGQPDRLGLRLAGDVEFNSVLAKYLQVECGIDLDLTRIDDYLRGRAGSDVGAVLTAVQDACADVPGFRIERRYVVGTFSYTKLPMVRDLADQLGQLSMNHVVAALAGDEEARVQVSAEAPPFAEVDPAVEHLVLDADASQQDVVEAVRAGSHLVVKGPPGTGKSQTIANLVAAVAADGRRVLFVAEKRAAIDAVAKRLAQVGLGELVLDVHGRTGARPGDLVRAMDDAVGADDALLQPVDGLVAQRAQLAEHRRAMHEPHDPWRVTVDEGQTRLSELHAMRPAPRSRAWIDPADLQVMNVVRRQELADELTRIAELGAWRTDDEVDPWFGARVVGAQQAARTHDLVKRLSNGGLREHRDRLDALCDRVGLPVPRTMLDGESRLELMTQAHKTLESFRPEIFEAPLDDMVTATAPAAYRKEHGSDLGVFDRRRLRKEARNLLRPGQPPTDLHGVLVLAAGQRARWREVAGKGARPSAPTEVGGLVSAHERLREDLEWLAARLDGTAEGNDLLDTDLDALQERLDRLAKASDRLALVPTVIGPLDQLRANGLGDLLDDLAARRVPAERVADEFEFVWWRAVLARIAELDPAYGEASGAELRSLAQSYAAADAAHVHGGASRVRASWVGQVRRAVRDFPEQETLLREQARTDRPLPLRELLPQAPELLTAIKPCWAMSPLVVASVVPPGVWFDVVIFDEASQIPSAEAISAIARAGQVVVAGDPRQLPPTSFFRGVDGSDGSDGDAPETSESVLDALSELLPTRELTWHYRALDERLIAFANAQVYGGRLVTFPGVGDDTVVRLDVVDGPTADAESADAEVERVTQVVLDQFRQRPEESIGVITLGQRHADRIESAIRAAVAADPALAGLFEESAEPFFVKNLERVQGDERDAIVLSIGYGRGPRGEVVHRFGPISTEGGERRLNVAMTRARRRMVTVSSFSGDELNPTKLRSRGGLMLRDFLLYAGSGGAARRVHGSGDEGSRAAARDAAPGVVTPGVVRGPDGRRRRAPSTGSVLDRPVLPGANVGPVPPLVLDLASRLRAEGLVVHPGWGTSIHRLDLAVEDPRRPGSLLVAIETDGPTYGSIISTRDRERLRVEQLRRLGWVHERVWTRDLFRDPAREVARLVAAVHAASLARDDADRMESAAKRAANPWLDEE, from the coding sequence GTGAGTTTCGAGCCGCCGCAACCTGATTCGGCCAACCCCTGGCTGGCGACGGGCCGTGACGCCCTCGTGCGTGACGCGGTCGGCGGCTGGCAGCGCCATCTGGTCGATCTCGGCGGACGCAACACCCTGCTCTGGTTTCGCGATCTGCCGAGCGGCACGCTCGACCTGACCCGTGCGCACCCGGCCGGCATCGCCCGCCTCTTCTCCTCCGGCGCCGCCCCGCTGACCGACCTGATCCGCGAACCTGCAGCGCTCGCCGACGCGGAGCGACGAGCTCGCGTCATACGGTCCCGGACGCGTGAGCTCGCCGAGGAGCGCGGGATCTCCACGTGCTACCTGGCGATCGGTATGGCGACCTGGGACCGCCCCGGTGCGCCGCGGCCGCCGGCCGCGCCCGTGCTGCTGCGCCGGTGCGAGGTCTTCACCCCGCCCGGGCAACCCGACCGGCTCGGGCTGCGGCTCGCGGGGGACGTCGAGTTCAACTCGGTGCTCGCCAAATACCTGCAGGTCGAGTGCGGCATCGACCTGGACCTGACCAGGATCGACGACTACCTGCGTGGACGTGCCGGGTCCGACGTCGGCGCCGTGCTGACCGCGGTGCAGGACGCCTGCGCCGACGTGCCCGGCTTCCGCATCGAGCGCCGTTACGTGGTGGGCACGTTCAGTTACACCAAGCTGCCGATGGTGCGTGACCTCGCCGATCAGCTCGGTCAGTTGTCGATGAACCACGTGGTCGCCGCGCTCGCCGGCGACGAGGAGGCCCGGGTGCAGGTGAGCGCCGAGGCGCCGCCGTTCGCCGAGGTCGACCCGGCCGTCGAGCACCTGGTGCTCGACGCCGACGCGTCCCAGCAGGATGTCGTCGAAGCGGTGCGTGCGGGCTCGCATCTGGTGGTGAAGGGCCCGCCGGGCACCGGCAAGAGTCAGACGATCGCCAACCTGGTCGCCGCCGTCGCCGCGGACGGCCGCAGGGTGCTCTTCGTCGCCGAGAAGCGCGCCGCGATCGACGCGGTCGCCAAGCGGCTCGCCCAGGTCGGGCTCGGTGAGCTGGTGCTCGACGTGCACGGCCGCACGGGCGCCCGGCCCGGCGACCTGGTGCGCGCGATGGACGACGCGGTCGGCGCCGACGACGCCCTCCTGCAGCCGGTCGACGGACTGGTCGCGCAGCGCGCGCAGCTCGCCGAGCACCGGCGGGCGATGCACGAACCGCACGATCCCTGGCGGGTCACGGTCGACGAGGGGCAGACCCGGCTCAGCGAGTTGCACGCGATGCGACCCGCGCCGCGTTCGCGGGCCTGGATCGACCCCGCGGACCTGCAGGTGATGAACGTCGTACGACGTCAGGAGCTCGCCGACGAGCTCACCCGCATCGCCGAACTCGGCGCGTGGCGCACCGACGACGAGGTCGACCCGTGGTTCGGGGCCCGGGTGGTCGGCGCCCAGCAGGCGGCCCGCACCCACGATCTGGTGAAGCGACTGAGCAACGGCGGCCTGCGGGAGCACCGGGACCGGCTGGACGCGCTGTGCGACCGGGTCGGGCTGCCCGTGCCGCGCACGATGCTCGACGGCGAGTCGCGGCTGGAGCTGATGACGCAGGCGCACAAGACGCTGGAGTCGTTCCGGCCCGAGATCTTCGAGGCGCCGCTCGACGACATGGTCACGGCGACCGCGCCCGCGGCCTACCGCAAGGAGCACGGCAGCGATCTCGGGGTCTTCGACCGCCGGCGGTTGCGGAAGGAGGCGCGCAACCTGCTGCGCCCGGGGCAGCCGCCGACCGACCTGCACGGGGTGCTCGTGCTCGCCGCCGGGCAGCGGGCCCGGTGGCGGGAGGTTGCCGGGAAGGGCGCCCGGCCGAGCGCGCCCACCGAGGTCGGCGGCCTGGTCTCCGCGCACGAGCGGCTCCGCGAGGACCTGGAATGGCTCGCGGCCCGGCTGGACGGGACCGCCGAGGGCAACGACCTGCTCGACACCGACCTGGATGCGCTGCAGGAGCGGCTCGACCGACTCGCCAAGGCATCCGACCGGCTCGCGCTCGTGCCGACGGTCATCGGCCCGCTCGACCAGCTGCGCGCCAACGGTCTGGGCGACCTCCTCGACGACCTCGCCGCGCGCCGGGTGCCCGCCGAACGCGTCGCCGACGAGTTCGAATTCGTCTGGTGGCGTGCGGTTCTCGCGCGGATCGCCGAGCTCGACCCGGCATACGGCGAAGCATCGGGGGCCGAGCTGCGGTCGCTCGCTCAGTCGTATGCCGCAGCCGACGCCGCCCATGTGCACGGCGGCGCGAGCCGGGTGCGCGCCTCCTGGGTCGGGCAGGTGCGGCGCGCGGTGCGCGACTTCCCCGAGCAGGAGACGCTGCTGCGGGAACAGGCACGCACCGACCGGCCGCTGCCCCTGCGCGAGTTGCTGCCGCAGGCACCCGAGCTGCTGACGGCGATCAAGCCGTGCTGGGCGATGAGCCCGCTCGTCGTCGCCTCGGTGGTGCCGCCCGGGGTCTGGTTCGACGTCGTGATCTTCGACGAGGCGTCGCAGATCCCGTCGGCCGAGGCGATCTCGGCGATCGCACGGGCCGGTCAGGTGGTCGTCGCCGGGGACCCCCGTCAGCTGCCGCCGACGTCGTTCTTCCGCGGCGTCGATGGCTCCGACGGCTCCGACGGCGACGCGCCCGAGACCTCCGAGTCCGTGCTCGACGCACTCAGCGAGCTGCTGCCGACCCGCGAATTGACCTGGCATTACCGGGCATTGGACGAACGGCTCATCGCATTCGCCAACGCCCAGGTCTACGGCGGCCGGTTGGTGACCTTCCCGGGCGTGGGCGACGACACCGTCGTACGACTCGACGTGGTGGACGGGCCGACGGCCGACGCCGAGTCGGCGGACGCCGAGGTCGAGCGCGTCACGCAGGTCGTGCTCGACCAGTTCCGGCAGCGGCCGGAGGAGTCGATCGGGGTGATCACCCTCGGTCAGCGGCACGCCGACCGCATCGAGAGCGCCATCCGGGCCGCGGTCGCCGCCGATCCCGCGCTGGCCGGGTTGTTCGAGGAGTCGGCCGAGCCGTTCTTCGTCAAGAATCTCGAGCGGGTGCAGGGCGACGAACGGGACGCCATCGTGCTGTCGATCGGATACGGCCGCGGTCCGCGCGGCGAGGTGGTGCACCGCTTCGGCCCGATCAGCACCGAGGGCGGCGAGCGCCGCCTCAACGTGGCGATGACCCGTGCGCGGCGGCGGATGGTGACGGTGTCGTCGTTCTCCGGTGACGAGCTCAACCCCACCAAGCTGCGGTCGCGCGGTGGGCTGATGCTGCGCGACTTCCTGTTGTATGCCGGGTCGGGCGGCGCCGCGCGGCGCGTGCACGGGTCGGGCGACGAGGGCTCCCGCGCCGCCGCTCGCGACGCCGCGCCCGGCGTCGTCACGCCCGGGGTGGTGCGGGGGCCGGACGGCCGGCGTCGCCGGGCTCCCTCGACCGGGAGCGTGCTCGACCGGCCGGTGCTGCCCGGCGCGAACGTCGGCCCGGTCCCGCCGCTGGTGCTCGACCTGGCGTCGCGGCTGCGCGCCGAGGGCCTGGTGGTGCACCCCGGCTGGGGGACGTCGATCCACCGGCTCGACCTGGCGGTCGAGGACCCGCGGCGGCCGGGGTCACTGCTGGTCGCGATCGAGACCGACGGCCCGACCTACGGCTCGATCATCTCGACCCGGGACCGGGAGCGCCTGCGGGTGGAGCAGTTGCGCCGGCTCGGTTGGGTGCACGAACGCGTGTGGACCCGCGATCTCTTCCGGGATCCCGCGCGCGAGGTGGCCCGGCTGGTGGCCGCGGTGCACGCCGCGTCGCTCGCCCGCGACGACGCCGACCGGATGGAATCGGCCGCCAAGCGTGCGGCCAACCCGTGGCTGGACGAGGAGTAG
- a CDS encoding FmdB family zinc ribbon protein, producing the protein MPTYSYACKDCGHAFDINQSFSDDSLTVCPECGGQLRKKFGSVGVVFKGSGFYKTDSRDSGSKSGASSGSSTTEKSGDGAKASDSGSTSDGGSSARSDSSSSSSSSSSSSSSTKTESKPAAKSA; encoded by the coding sequence GTGCCGACCTATTCCTACGCCTGCAAGGACTGCGGGCACGCGTTCGACATCAACCAGTCCTTCAGCGACGACTCGCTGACCGTGTGCCCCGAGTGCGGCGGTCAGCTGCGCAAGAAGTTCGGCTCGGTGGGTGTGGTGTTCAAGGGCTCGGGCTTCTACAAGACCGACTCGCGTGATTCTGGCAGCAAGTCCGGGGCGTCGTCGGGCTCGTCGACCACCGAGAAGTCGGGTGACGGCGCGAAGGCGAGCGACTCCGGCAGCACGAGTGACGGCGGCTCGTCCGCCAGGTCGGACTCGTCGTCGTCTTCTTCGTCGTCCTCATCGTCGTCGTCCTCGACGAAGACCGAGTCGAAGCCCGCCGCCAAGTCCGCCTGA
- a CDS encoding AI-2E family transporter, whose protein sequence is MRYRPSDPDRVLDRDQKVIADYERSGATPPRSAEAAEDRNPNKGLDRAGVISHGLKWTASWSLRLIVIGIATWMFLKVFELFWSALLPVAVALLITTVLWPLVRFLRSHRWPPALAAATGLIVAFLVFGGIIAGMAPTVSSQWGDLVNKSVAGVNQIRDQLQQGPLHIQPHQIDQATRSITDRLKSSGDKIAEQVLSGVTLAGRVLIDGVVALILTFLFLKDGPRFLPWLRVSVGRGAGAHLTEALTRVWNTLSGFIRTQAIVSAVDSICIGVGLVVLGVPLAVPLVVLTFFGGFIPIVGAFTAGTLAVLVALVTVGLTKAIIVLIIIVLVQQVEGHVLQPLLQSRSMRLHPAIVLLAIAFGGTEFGIVGAFFAVPVAATIAVMWRYLSEQIDLRTGDATAKDLQAVTAEGRYAAEAGEEHGHKLARLLRRSREDD, encoded by the coding sequence ATGAGGTACCGGCCCAGCGACCCGGATCGGGTGCTCGACCGCGATCAGAAGGTGATCGCCGACTACGAACGGTCCGGCGCGACGCCGCCGCGATCGGCCGAAGCCGCGGAGGACCGCAACCCCAACAAGGGGCTCGACCGCGCCGGCGTCATCAGTCACGGCCTCAAGTGGACCGCGAGCTGGTCCCTGCGGCTCATCGTCATCGGCATCGCGACCTGGATGTTCCTCAAGGTCTTCGAGCTGTTCTGGTCGGCCCTGCTGCCGGTCGCGGTGGCGCTGCTGATCACGACCGTGCTGTGGCCGCTGGTGCGCTTCCTGCGCAGCCACCGCTGGCCGCCGGCGCTCGCCGCGGCGACCGGACTGATCGTGGCCTTCCTGGTCTTCGGCGGCATCATCGCCGGCATGGCACCGACCGTGTCGTCGCAGTGGGGCGACCTGGTCAACAAGTCGGTGGCCGGCGTCAACCAGATCCGGGACCAGCTGCAGCAGGGCCCGCTGCACATCCAGCCCCACCAGATCGACCAGGCCACCCGCAGCATCACCGACCGGCTGAAGTCGAGCGGCGACAAGATCGCCGAGCAGGTGCTGAGCGGCGTCACCCTCGCCGGGCGGGTGCTCATCGACGGCGTCGTGGCGCTGATCCTGACCTTCCTCTTCCTGAAGGACGGCCCGCGCTTCCTGCCGTGGCTGCGGGTGAGCGTCGGCCGCGGCGCCGGCGCTCACCTGACCGAGGCGCTGACCCGCGTCTGGAACACACTGTCCGGCTTCATCCGCACCCAGGCGATCGTGAGCGCGGTCGACTCGATCTGCATCGGTGTCGGTCTGGTCGTGCTGGGCGTGCCCTTGGCCGTGCCGCTGGTGGTGCTGACCTTCTTCGGCGGCTTCATCCCGATCGTGGGTGCGTTCACCGCCGGCACGCTGGCGGTGCTGGTCGCGCTCGTGACGGTCGGGCTCACCAAGGCGATCATCGTGCTGATCATCATCGTGCTGGTGCAGCAGGTGGAGGGACACGTGCTGCAGCCGCTGCTGCAGAGCCGCTCGATGCGACTGCACCCGGCGATCGTGCTGCTCGCAATCGCCTTCGGTGGCACCGAATTCGGCATCGTCGGCGCCTTCTTCGCGGTGCCGGTCGCCGCGACCATCGCCGTGATGTGGCGCTACCTGTCCGAGCAGATCGACCTGCGCACCGGCGACGCGACGGCCAAGGACCTCCAGGCGGTCACCGCAGAGGGCAGGTATGCCGCAGAGGCCGGCGAGGAGCACGGCCACAAGCTGGCCCGGCTACTGCGCCGCTCCCGCGAGGACGACTGA